In Picosynechococcus sp. PCC 7002, the following are encoded in one genomic region:
- a CDS encoding MBL fold metallo-hydrolase: protein MELTYLDSNSWLIEMAGKRILLDPWLVGSLMFGNTPWLFKGDRPQDRPIPENIDLILLSQGLPDHAHVPTLEQLDHALPVVASPNAAKVVESLGYQTIHTLEHHQKYTIDNLEILALKGSPVGPTTLENGYLLKDLSTGQTLYYEPHGYHSPELKQYAPIDVVVTPLINLTLPLLGPVIKGQASALQVCEWLKPQVILPTAAGGDVNFEGLVMKFLKPQGTVADFKQMLHEKQPDTLVLEPTPGSPCTVLA, encoded by the coding sequence ATGGAATTGACATACCTCGACAGTAATAGCTGGCTCATTGAGATGGCCGGAAAACGTATTTTGCTAGATCCTTGGCTAGTGGGTTCGTTGATGTTTGGGAATACGCCTTGGTTATTTAAAGGCGATCGCCCCCAGGATCGTCCCATTCCCGAAAATATAGATTTAATACTCCTATCCCAAGGGCTACCAGACCATGCCCACGTACCTACCCTAGAGCAGTTGGATCATGCATTACCCGTTGTCGCTTCCCCTAATGCAGCCAAGGTCGTGGAGTCTCTGGGTTATCAAACCATCCACACCCTAGAGCATCACCAGAAATACACCATTGATAATTTAGAAATTCTGGCTCTGAAAGGGTCTCCGGTGGGGCCAACCACTTTGGAAAATGGCTACCTGCTCAAGGATCTCAGCACTGGCCAAACGCTCTATTACGAACCCCACGGCTATCATTCCCCGGAGTTGAAGCAGTACGCTCCGATTGACGTTGTGGTGACGCCATTGATTAATCTCACCCTGCCCCTCCTCGGCCCCGTGATCAAAGGTCAAGCCAGTGCCCTACAGGTTTGTGAATGGCTAAAACCCCAGGTCATTTTGCCCACTGCCGCTGGTGGAGATGTCAACTTTGAAGGGCTGGTGATGAAATTCCTCAAACCCCAAGGTACGGTCGCTGACTTTAAGCAGATGCTCCACGAAAAACAACCCGACACCCTGGTTTTGGAACCGACGCCAGGGAGTCCTTGTACGGTTTTGGCTTAA
- a CDS encoding DUF3134 domain-containing protein produces the protein MKNPSLRQEPRYAPASVIALEQKTSLLEWLEENGRIIYREKKDDLIDEMADDQDLSELMDEDGFEDDDDDDDTDLD, from the coding sequence ATGAAAAATCCTTCCCTGCGCCAAGAACCTCGATACGCGCCTGCTTCCGTGATTGCCCTCGAGCAAAAGACATCATTACTAGAATGGCTAGAAGAAAACGGTCGCATTATTTACCGCGAGAAAAAAGACGACTTGATCGATGAGATGGCAGACGATCAAGATTTATCTGAGCTGATGGATGAAGACGGCTTTGAAGATGATGATGACGATGATGATACTGATCTCGATTAA
- a CDS encoding HD family phosphohydrolase, producing MNFWSNSKQHRGQGQSPTRRKSPSQLSASVLAVVAVTSLTSVIGDRFYNQPQLAVDTIAPKTITAPSDGEFEDTKTTEAKRQEIRQGAIPSLKRDPELTPTIKQDLKTLLDDISRIRTISGEFPFLDPQILSVPSQTMLRQASDAQWETVLAIADQLEISPLPPLDTLLPTDANLATPTRELYGYAGVAGPTAVQRVITTIMVAREGYQQAIAEAQTTFNTDLFQTHQTFLLRLSDAEWEQVRTDILQAGDRILTQGIPPGISQSLLQETVQVQLENDSSGRAFAIDALTQILRPNLIEDREETKRRSEQAALAVEPVVVSIDSGEVIVTKGEQISQEDFVLLDGFGLSDRQINWLGLGGYALLVSGGVVITIIVVTKTKKNLRRRDWVLLLLISLSTPLLGLTKFPYNNNLPAVGLLTGSLYHPHIAITQVALLSGITGISNENIKWDHLIAATVGGLIAAQQSGKLRSREEQASLGFTIGAMQAVVSLAWNLIASASAETLWYVLLPEALIFGFSGTVWIIIALGLSPYLERFFELLTPIRLAELSNPNRPLLAKLAKETPGTFQHTLFVASLAEAAGRQLGCDVELIRAGTLYHDIGKTHDPQGFIENQQGGPNKHDKLSPYESVEIIRKHVTEGEKMAKKHKLPKAIRDFIPEHQGTMQISYFYHQARALAEKEGHPPDSVDEQLFRYAGPIPQSRETGVVMLADSCEAALRSLKEATPDQAAIMVNRIFRARWQDGQLAESGIAKNELPSIVDVFVKVWEQYNHKRIAYPQAVLESRR from the coding sequence CAAGACGATCACAGCCCCCAGTGATGGCGAATTTGAAGATACCAAGACCACCGAAGCCAAACGCCAGGAAATTCGCCAGGGCGCTATCCCCAGCCTGAAGCGAGATCCAGAACTGACGCCAACCATCAAGCAAGATCTCAAAACCCTCCTCGATGACATTAGCCGGATCCGTACCATTTCCGGTGAATTTCCATTTCTCGATCCCCAAATTTTATCGGTTCCGAGCCAAACAATGCTCCGCCAAGCCAGCGATGCCCAATGGGAAACGGTGTTGGCGATCGCCGATCAACTCGAAATATCTCCCCTGCCCCCCCTCGACACCTTGCTGCCCACGGATGCAAATTTGGCGACCCCGACCCGGGAACTCTACGGCTATGCAGGGGTAGCTGGCCCTACGGCAGTGCAAAGGGTAATCACGACGATCATGGTTGCCCGGGAAGGTTATCAACAGGCGATCGCCGAAGCCCAAACTACCTTTAACACCGACCTGTTTCAAACCCACCAAACGTTTTTACTCCGTCTGTCTGATGCCGAATGGGAGCAAGTTCGTACTGATATTCTCCAGGCCGGCGATCGCATTTTGACCCAGGGAATTCCTCCCGGCATTTCCCAAAGCCTCCTCCAGGAAACTGTCCAAGTACAACTCGAAAACGATAGTTCCGGGCGCGCCTTTGCCATCGACGCTTTAACCCAAATTCTCCGCCCCAACCTGATCGAAGACCGCGAAGAAACCAAACGCCGTTCCGAACAGGCTGCCCTCGCCGTAGAACCCGTCGTTGTAAGCATTGATTCGGGCGAGGTCATTGTCACCAAGGGAGAGCAAATTAGCCAAGAAGATTTTGTGCTACTCGATGGCTTTGGCCTTAGCGATCGCCAAATTAACTGGTTGGGTCTCGGCGGTTATGCGCTTCTAGTTAGCGGTGGCGTTGTCATAACCATCATTGTCGTTACCAAAACCAAGAAAAACTTGCGGCGGCGTGATTGGGTGCTGCTGCTGCTCATTAGCCTGAGTACCCCCCTCTTGGGCCTGACGAAATTTCCCTACAACAACAACTTACCAGCCGTCGGATTACTCACCGGTAGCCTCTACCATCCCCACATTGCGATCACCCAAGTGGCCCTCTTATCCGGGATTACGGGCATTAGCAACGAAAACATTAAATGGGATCACCTCATTGCGGCCACCGTCGGCGGGCTCATTGCAGCCCAACAAAGCGGTAAACTGCGATCACGGGAAGAACAAGCCAGCCTTGGCTTCACCATTGGGGCCATGCAAGCTGTCGTTAGCCTCGCCTGGAATCTCATTGCCAGTGCCAGTGCCGAGACCCTCTGGTATGTCCTCTTGCCAGAAGCATTAATTTTCGGCTTCTCTGGCACCGTCTGGATTATTATTGCCCTCGGACTCTCCCCCTATTTGGAGCGCTTTTTTGAACTGCTGACCCCCATTCGCTTAGCTGAACTTTCCAACCCGAATCGTCCTCTGCTCGCAAAGCTTGCTAAAGAAACCCCTGGAACCTTCCAACACACACTATTTGTCGCCTCCCTCGCCGAAGCTGCTGGTCGCCAATTAGGCTGTGATGTGGAATTAATCCGCGCTGGAACCCTTTACCATGACATTGGCAAGACCCACGACCCCCAAGGTTTTATTGAAAATCAGCAGGGTGGCCCCAATAAACATGACAAGCTTAGTCCCTACGAAAGTGTCGAGATTATTCGCAAGCATGTGACGGAAGGAGAAAAAATGGCCAAAAAACATAAGCTCCCCAAGGCCATCCGCGACTTCATCCCAGAACACCAAGGGACGATGCAAATTTCGTATTTTTATCATCAGGCCCGTGCCCTTGCCGAAAAAGAAGGCCACCCCCCAGACAGTGTGGATGAACAGTTATTCCGTTATGCTGGCCCGATCCCCCAATCAAGGGAAACAGGGGTTGTAATGCTGGCAGATAGTTGTGAAGCAGCCCTACGTTCCTTGAAAGAAGCGACCCCAGACCAGGCGGCAATTATGGTCAATCGTATATTTCGGGCCCGTTGGCAAGATGGTCAATTAGCTGAATCTGGCATTGCAAAAAATGAGTTGCCGTCCATTGTGGATGTTTTTGTAAAAGTATGGGAGCAGTACAACCATAAGCGTATTGCTTATCCCCAGGCCGTATTGGAGTCTCGCCGTTAA